In one window of Acidovorax sp. HDW3 DNA:
- the ruvX gene encoding Holliday junction resolvase RuvX: MSGADRPPVPAHWQSFLAFDFGHARTGVAFGSRLLGRGQALPTIRTEAKEARLVQAGERIREWQPDALVVGVPYHPDGAAHENTARAQKFGRQLQARFGLPVFEVDERYSTTEALAAGSRDADAASACIILEQFLRSLA; encoded by the coding sequence ATGAGCGGCGCCGATCGTCCTCCCGTCCCCGCGCACTGGCAATCTTTTCTGGCCTTCGACTTTGGCCACGCGCGCACGGGCGTCGCCTTTGGCTCGCGCCTGCTCGGGCGCGGCCAGGCGCTGCCCACCATCCGCACCGAGGCCAAGGAAGCGCGCCTGGTGCAGGCGGGCGAGCGCATCCGCGAGTGGCAGCCCGACGCCCTGGTGGTGGGCGTGCCCTACCACCCCGATGGCGCCGCGCACGAGAACACCGCGCGCGCGCAAAAATTTGGCCGCCAGCTGCAGGCGCGCTTTGGCCTGCCGGTGTTCGAGGTGGACGAGCGCTACAGCACCACCGAGGCCCTGGCGGCGGGCAGCCGCGACGCCGATGCGGCCAGTGCCTGCATCATCCTGGAACAGTTTTTAAGGAGCCTGGCATGA
- a CDS encoding YqgE/AlgH family protein, with translation MPAAPPSINLTNHFLIAMPGLEDAAFARSVVYLCEHNERGALGLVINKPTDISLQKLFRTVDLNLGRADLSQQSVLQGGPVQTERGFVLHDPIVLPEQPADESIYAATMTIPGGLEMTTSKDVLEALAEGAGPRRVLIALGYASWGEGQLEAELADNSWLTVDADQAVIFDTPVGERYERALALLGLQSWMIAPEAGHA, from the coding sequence ATGCCCGCTGCCCCCCCGTCCATCAATCTGACCAACCATTTCCTCATTGCCATGCCGGGGCTGGAGGATGCGGCCTTTGCCCGCAGTGTGGTCTATCTGTGCGAGCACAACGAGCGCGGTGCGCTCGGCCTCGTCATCAACAAGCCGACCGACATCAGCCTGCAAAAACTCTTTCGTACAGTGGACTTGAACCTGGGGCGGGCCGATCTGAGCCAGCAGTCCGTGCTGCAGGGCGGGCCGGTGCAGACCGAACGGGGTTTTGTGCTGCACGACCCCATCGTGCTGCCTGAACAGCCGGCAGATGAATCCATCTACGCCGCCACCATGACCATCCCTGGCGGGCTGGAGATGACCACCTCCAAGGACGTGCTCGAAGCCCTGGCCGAGGGCGCCGGCCCCCGGCGCGTGCTTATTGCCCTGGGCTACGCCTCCTGGGGTGAAGGCCAGCTCGAAGCGGAACTGGCTGACAACAGCTGGCTCACGGTGGACGCCGACCAGGCCGTGATTTTTGATACCCCGGTGGGCGAGCGCTACGAACGCGCCCTGGCCCTGCTGGGGCTGCAAAGCTGGATGATCGCGCCCGAGGCGGGGCACGCATGA
- a CDS encoding Hpt domain-containing protein, translated as MSSIDATNAAGADWAQGEQDLGPLAWVLDELRKSLDSANKAMRRFVRDAEQARESDLAALDASPLRMARQQLHQASGALDMVGQAAPTLVLRAMEAAVQKFVQRPDQCSEQAAAVIERASFALIEYLESVLTGKQASPVALFPQYRDTQALVGAERVHPADLWPAERRLREPVMGIEAAPLPYGTEARARLDSAVLRVVKSADPVAAAALRDTCLGFVAAQQEPAVRTFWKLSAAFFDAVAARLLPPDVYVKRVASRVLLQYATYAKGDQALPDRLVQDLLFFCAQAQPSAGAATGPLQAVRAAFQLDRFAPVDYETARFGRFDPALLAQARKRIAAATETWSALAGGDRVKLKPAVDQFSLVCDSLLKLLPGSDSLARALTRTLDSTARSGEPPSPALAMEVATSVLYLQATFDDLDASDANIVARSNRLSERLEQVLGGAEPEPLEHWMEELYRRVSDRQTMGSVVDELRATLADAEKCMDQFFRAPDDLTVLVTVPGQLAQMRGVLSVLGLEQAAHAVAHMRATVERLVVNEVPESDRQGLFEKLGSNLGALGFLIDMLGYQRAMARKLFIYDEEQGELRILMGRARPRVGEEAPQAAPPLEIRAELPLPEVIPRTTVPTTAIEEPQAPAVVLAEPSTPVPAPAMAAQAPAPVPTIVEREVDDELLDIFLEEAREVVQTGLAALDALAPAPGDLSEQTTLRRAFHTLKGSSRMVGLNDFGEAGWALEQMLNAWLAEQKPMPEAMQALARQALQGFGQWAEAIAQGQADAWQAAPFRQAADAMRLRGETLPLDMPTAAPAAALAAAPASAEETAAVETAAVAEVAPQPEPEPVFAVEPEPLDFAPTQTAPELEVQAPEPEPEPVAVDILLPEDAQEIDFSVFAAEAAAPAEVALPEPMPEVVAPVEAPLLDLELAPAPVDEASLATPAVAESPADLPPADWPQDFVLEDVPELAFDVDTPAQAAIESIAEPEPELEPTPILEPVAAVEPELLPEVADVPELPALDLAEFLDAPTELPQAEEAGEEQYKQIGSLRLGVALYNVYVNEADEWSRRLDDVLQDWAQQPHESLPDTAVALAHSLAGSSATVGFVDLSELARLLEHALQHVQLQSAALPTQVQTFLAAAEEIRRLLHQFAAGFLKAPAPALLEALGEILHTEISSGMGTLDANDEAPASLPEFEPAALVLPELAPTPEPEPEPVLAPEPAPLEFVAPEEPEPVMPTVPQVAASVSEFDFEQQVDDAIAQAVAHGSDFDDDIDALDVIDADLFPIFEEEAIELFPSLGASLRQWAVHPQDMAARSLVLRALHTLKGSSRLAGAMRLGEMAHRLETAVENVGTEDLSTDKIEPLLAGLDGLQASFEVLRHVGGQGVEGLPSAPEVRQSAATLVAAAPAPGVPAAAAAPLRLPAAPLPVPQRAAAGHSVRVRSQLLDRLVNQAGEVLIARSRLDARMKQFKGSLDDLSSNLERLRQQLRDIELQAESQMQSRLALSKDHAAGFDPLEFDRFTRVQELTRMMAESVNDVATVQRNLQRSLDGAEDDLIAQGRQARDLQRDLLRTRMVEFDAIAERLYAVVRQSSKELGKHIKLDIDGGTIELDRGVLDRMTPAFEHLLRNCVSHGIEMPEQRVAQGKVATGTITVALRHEGNDVAVEFRDDGAGLNLARIREKAIAQGLITADAQLSNADAAQLIFMPGFSTATEVTGLSGRGIGMDVVRSEVNALGGRIETETVSGQGSTFRMVLPLTTAVTQVVMLRCGDLAIGVPANLVEIVRRTSVTELEQAYRSGEFRDGQGSVPFFWAGALLQSSPRSLETAGKTRPVVILRSAAQRLAMHVDEVLGNQEIVVKNLGPQLSSLPGLAGMSVLASGAVVLVYNPVALATVYGDAVRAQGRLLPVALEAEPVAGATQPQQPASGKPVAPQVPLVLVVDDSITVRRVTQRLLQREGYRVALAADGLQALERLQEERPTVVLSDIEMPRMDGFDLARNIRGDAALHDLPIVMITSRIAEKHREHAMELGVNHYLGKPYSDEELLGLVKHYAAKAAELAQA; from the coding sequence ATGTCATCTATTGATGCAACGAACGCTGCGGGCGCCGATTGGGCGCAGGGCGAACAAGACCTGGGCCCCCTGGCCTGGGTGCTCGATGAACTGCGCAAGTCGCTCGACAGCGCCAACAAAGCCATGCGGCGCTTTGTGCGCGATGCCGAGCAGGCCCGCGAATCGGACTTGGCCGCGCTCGATGCCAGCCCTTTGCGCATGGCGCGCCAGCAGCTGCACCAGGCCAGTGGCGCCCTCGACATGGTCGGCCAGGCCGCGCCCACGCTGGTGCTGCGCGCCATGGAGGCGGCGGTGCAAAAATTCGTGCAGCGCCCCGATCAATGCAGCGAACAGGCGGCTGCCGTCATTGAGCGCGCCAGTTTTGCGCTGATCGAATACCTCGAAAGCGTGCTCACTGGCAAGCAGGCCTCGCCCGTCGCCCTGTTCCCGCAATACCGCGATACCCAGGCGCTGGTTGGCGCCGAGCGTGTGCACCCGGCCGACCTGTGGCCAGCGGAGCGGCGCCTGCGTGAACCTGTGATGGGGATCGAGGCTGCCCCGCTGCCCTACGGCACGGAGGCGCGTGCGCGCCTGGACAGCGCCGTACTGCGCGTTGTCAAGTCGGCCGATCCGGTGGCCGCTGCTGCTTTGCGCGATACCTGCCTGGGGTTTGTTGCAGCGCAACAAGAGCCCGCTGTACGCACTTTCTGGAAGTTGAGTGCGGCCTTTTTTGACGCGGTGGCCGCCCGCCTGCTGCCGCCGGACGTGTACGTCAAGCGCGTGGCCTCGCGTGTGCTGCTGCAGTACGCCACCTACGCCAAGGGCGATCAGGCCCTGCCCGACCGTTTGGTGCAGGATTTGCTGTTCTTCTGCGCCCAAGCGCAGCCGTCGGCAGGCGCCGCCACCGGCCCGTTGCAGGCCGTGCGCGCCGCTTTTCAGCTCGATCGCTTTGCCCCTGTCGATTACGAAACGGCGCGTTTTGGTCGCTTTGATCCGGCACTGCTGGCGCAGGCGCGCAAGCGCATCGCCGCTGCGACAGAAACCTGGTCTGCCCTGGCTGGTGGCGACCGCGTCAAGCTCAAACCTGCGGTCGATCAGTTCAGCTTGGTGTGCGATTCGCTGCTCAAGCTCTTGCCGGGCAGCGACAGCCTGGCGCGTGCCTTGACGCGCACCCTCGACAGCACGGCCCGCTCTGGCGAGCCTCCATCGCCCGCCCTGGCCATGGAGGTGGCGACATCGGTGTTGTACCTGCAGGCCACGTTCGATGACCTTGATGCCAGCGATGCCAATATCGTGGCGCGTTCGAATCGCCTGTCTGAACGTCTGGAGCAGGTGCTCGGTGGTGCCGAGCCTGAGCCGCTTGAGCATTGGATGGAGGAGCTGTACCGCCGTGTCAGCGACCGCCAGACCATGGGCAGCGTCGTCGATGAGCTGCGTGCCACCTTGGCCGATGCGGAAAAATGCATGGACCAGTTCTTCCGCGCGCCCGACGATCTGACTGTACTGGTCACCGTTCCCGGGCAGCTGGCGCAGATGCGCGGCGTGCTCTCGGTGCTCGGGCTAGAGCAGGCGGCCCATGCCGTGGCCCATATGCGTGCCACCGTTGAGCGCCTGGTCGTCAATGAGGTGCCCGAGAGCGACCGCCAGGGCCTGTTTGAAAAGCTCGGCAGCAACCTCGGTGCGCTGGGCTTCTTGATCGACATGTTGGGCTACCAACGTGCCATGGCACGCAAGCTGTTCATCTATGACGAAGAGCAGGGCGAACTGCGCATCCTCATGGGGCGCGCGCGTCCCCGTGTCGGTGAAGAAGCCCCGCAGGCGGCGCCACCGCTCGAAATTCGTGCCGAGTTGCCCTTGCCGGAAGTTATTCCGCGCACCACGGTGCCTACGACTGCCATCGAAGAGCCCCAGGCGCCTGCAGTGGTGCTGGCGGAACCCTCTACACCTGTGCCTGCACCTGCCATGGCAGCACAGGCGCCAGCCCCTGTGCCGACGATCGTCGAGCGCGAAGTGGACGACGAGCTGCTCGACATCTTCCTGGAAGAAGCGCGCGAAGTCGTGCAAACCGGGTTGGCCGCGTTGGATGCACTGGCCCCCGCCCCTGGCGACCTGAGCGAACAAACCACTCTGCGCCGGGCCTTCCACACCCTCAAGGGCAGCTCGCGCATGGTCGGCTTGAACGACTTTGGCGAAGCGGGCTGGGCGCTAGAGCAAATGCTCAACGCCTGGCTGGCCGAGCAAAAGCCCATGCCCGAAGCCATGCAGGCCCTGGCGCGCCAAGCCCTGCAAGGTTTTGGCCAGTGGGCCGAAGCCATTGCCCAAGGCCAGGCCGATGCCTGGCAGGCAGCGCCATTTCGCCAGGCGGCAGACGCCATGCGCCTGCGCGGCGAGACCTTGCCGCTGGATATGCCCACGGCCGCACCGGCTGCAGCACTGGCCGCAGCGCCTGCCAGCGCCGAGGAGACGGCAGCGGTAGAAACCGCTGCGGTGGCTGAGGTGGCACCCCAGCCCGAACCCGAACCCGTGTTCGCCGTTGAGCCCGAGCCTTTGGACTTTGCGCCCACGCAGACGGCGCCCGAGCTGGAGGTTCAAGCGCCCGAGCCCGAGCCTGAGCCGGTGGCTGTCGATATCTTGCTGCCAGAAGATGCGCAGGAGATTGATTTTTCTGTCTTCGCCGCCGAGGCTGCTGCGCCTGCCGAAGTGGCATTGCCCGAGCCCATGCCGGAGGTCGTTGCACCCGTCGAAGCGCCTTTGCTCGATCTGGAGCTGGCGCCTGCGCCGGTGGACGAGGCATCGCTGGCCACGCCAGCCGTTGCCGAGTCGCCTGCGGACCTGCCGCCGGCAGACTGGCCGCAGGATTTTGTTCTGGAAGATGTGCCTGAACTGGCGTTTGATGTTGATACGCCTGCGCAAGCAGCTATTGAATCAATAGCAGAGCCTGAGCCTGAGCTTGAGCCCACACCCATACTCGAACCTGTCGCCGCTGTGGAGCCGGAACTTTTGCCCGAAGTTGCGGACGTGCCCGAACTGCCGGCCCTGGACTTGGCCGAGTTCCTCGATGCGCCCACCGAACTGCCGCAGGCGGAAGAAGCAGGCGAGGAGCAATACAAGCAGATCGGTTCACTGCGCCTGGGCGTTGCGCTGTACAACGTGTACGTGAACGAGGCCGACGAATGGTCGCGCCGTCTTGATGACGTACTCCAGGATTGGGCGCAGCAGCCGCACGAGAGCCTGCCCGATACCGCTGTGGCGTTGGCCCATTCGCTCGCGGGTAGTTCGGCCACGGTGGGCTTTGTTGATCTCTCGGAGCTGGCCCGCCTGTTGGAACACGCGCTGCAGCATGTGCAACTGCAATCGGCTGCCTTGCCCACGCAGGTGCAGACCTTCCTGGCGGCAGCCGAAGAAATTCGCCGCCTGCTGCACCAATTCGCCGCTGGTTTCCTGAAAGCACCGGCGCCGGCACTGCTCGAAGCCCTGGGCGAGATTTTGCACACCGAAATCAGCAGCGGCATGGGCACTTTGGACGCCAACGACGAGGCCCCTGCCTCTCTGCCGGAATTTGAACCGGCGGCTCTTGTATTGCCCGAACTGGCCCCCACGCCAGAGCCAGAGCCAGAGCCTGTCTTGGCGCCGGAACCGGCTCCGCTGGAGTTCGTTGCACCCGAAGAGCCTGAACCTGTCATGCCCACGGTGCCGCAGGTGGCGGCCTCGGTGTCGGAATTCGATTTTGAGCAACAGGTCGATGACGCCATTGCCCAGGCCGTGGCCCATGGCAGCGACTTCGACGATGACATTGACGCCCTCGACGTCATTGACGCCGATCTGTTCCCCATCTTTGAAGAAGAAGCGATCGAGCTGTTCCCCTCCCTGGGCGCTTCGCTGCGCCAGTGGGCCGTGCACCCGCAGGACATGGCGGCACGCAGCCTGGTGCTGCGCGCCTTGCACACGCTCAAGGGCAGCTCGCGCCTGGCCGGTGCCATGCGCCTGGGTGAAATGGCGCACCGTCTGGAAACAGCGGTGGAAAACGTCGGCACCGAAGACCTGAGCACCGACAAGATCGAGCCCTTGCTCGCCGGCCTCGACGGCTTGCAGGCCAGCTTTGAGGTGCTGCGCCACGTCGGCGGCCAAGGTGTGGAAGGTTTGCCGTCAGCACCCGAGGTGCGGCAGTCTGCCGCCACCCTTGTGGCTGCAGCGCCGGCTCCTGGCGTGCCGGCTGCGGCCGCAGCGCCCCTGCGGTTGCCGGCGGCGCCGCTGCCGGTGCCCCAGCGCGCGGCGGCAGGGCACTCGGTGCGCGTGCGTTCGCAGCTGCTCGACCGCCTGGTGAACCAGGCTGGCGAGGTGTTGATCGCCCGTTCGCGCCTGGATGCGCGCATGAAGCAGTTCAAGGGCTCGCTCGATGACTTGTCGAGCAACCTGGAGCGCCTGCGCCAGCAGCTGCGCGACATCGAGCTGCAGGCCGAATCGCAAATGCAGTCGCGCCTGGCCCTGTCCAAAGACCATGCGGCAGGCTTTGACCCGCTGGAGTTCGACCGCTTCACCCGCGTGCAGGAACTCACCCGCATGATGGCCGAGTCGGTCAACGACGTGGCCACCGTGCAGCGTAACCTGCAGCGCTCGCTCGACGGCGCCGAAGACGACCTGATCGCCCAGGGCCGCCAGGCGCGTGACCTGCAGCGCGACTTGCTGCGCACGCGTATGGTGGAGTTCGACGCGATTGCCGAGCGCCTGTATGCCGTGGTGCGCCAGTCGTCCAAGGAGCTGGGCAAGCACATCAAGCTCGACATCGATGGTGGCACCATCGAACTCGACCGGGGCGTGCTCGACCGGATGACGCCGGCGTTCGAGCACCTGCTGCGCAACTGCGTCTCGCACGGCATTGAAATGCCCGAGCAGCGCGTGGCGCAGGGCAAGGTGGCCACGGGCACCATCACCGTGGCGCTGCGCCACGAGGGCAACGACGTGGCGGTGGAGTTCCGCGACGACGGCGCCGGCCTGAACCTGGCGCGCATCCGTGAAAAAGCCATTGCCCAAGGGCTCATCACCGCCGACGCGCAACTGAGCAATGCCGATGCGGCGCAGCTTATCTTCATGCCTGGTTTCTCCACGGCGACCGAGGTCACCGGCCTGTCCGGGCGCGGTATTGGCATGGACGTGGTGCGCTCCGAAGTGAACGCTTTGGGCGGACGCATTGAAACCGAAACCGTCAGCGGCCAGGGCTCGACCTTCCGCATGGTGCTGCCGCTGACCACGGCGGTGACGCAGGTGGTGATGCTGCGCTGTGGCGATCTGGCCATTGGCGTTCCTGCCAACCTGGTGGAAATCGTGCGCCGCACCTCGGTTACCGAGCTGGAGCAGGCCTACCGCAGCGGCGAGTTCCGCGACGGCCAGGGCAGCGTGCCCTTCTTCTGGGCCGGTGCGCTGCTGCAGTCTTCGCCGCGCAGCCTGGAGACGGCGGGCAAGACGCGTCCGGTGGTGATCCTGCGCAGTGCCGCGCAGCGCCTGGCGATGCACGTCGATGAAGTGCTGGGCAACCAGGAAATCGTGGTGAAGAACCTGGGGCCGCAACTGTCGAGCCTGCCAGGCCTGGCCGGGATGTCGGTGCTGGCTTCCGGTGCGGTGGTGCTGGTGTACAACCCAGTGGCTTTGGCTACGGTGTACGGCGATGCCGTGCGCGCCCAGGGCCGCCTGCTGCCTGTGGCGCTGGAGGCCGAGCCGGTCGCCGGTGCCACCCAGCCGCAGCAGCCCGCTTCGGGCAAGCCGGTCGCACCGCAGGTGCCTCTGGTGCTGGTGGTGGACGATTCCATCACCGTGCGCCGTGTGACGCAGCGCCTGCTGCAGCGCGAAGGCTACCGCGTGGCCCTGGCGGCCGATGGCCTGCAGGCGCTCGAACGCCTGCAGGAAGAGCGCCCGACGGTGGTGCTGTCGGACATCGAGATGCCGCGCATGGACGGTTTCGACCTGGCGCGCAACATCCGGGGCGACGCTGCGCTGCACGACCTGCCTATCGTCATGATCACCTCGCGCATCGCTGAAAAGCACCGCGAGCACGCCATGGAGCTGGGGGTGAACCACTACCTGGGCAAGCCTTACTCCGACGAGGAGCTGCTGGGCCTGGTCAAGCACTACGCGGCCAAGGCGGCGGAGCTGGCGCAGGCCTAA
- a CDS encoding methyl-accepting chemotaxis protein, translated as MSFSIGKLFNRKPAAPAGAEGVDPLAAAMVLDNSPLREAYQADAMNSVQGDTDLSVQGDALVTDEDLVTLPVLGSATAAQHQRRLFALTGVGAVVLALIAGWALQQAERSGLQLTATGQALMQSQRLAKSVSQALVGSPQAFPEVSDSSGVLARNVRALTGGDSEQGVQALGESFKTDLESINPLVERAERNAGVVMGQQKILTQVGDALRTINRQSADLLEIAETVSSLKLQQNAPAAEISAAGQLVMLTQRIGKSANEFQTTEGVSPEAVFLLGKDLNSFKEVAQGLLDGSAELHLGMAKDTQTREQLEALIQLYEQTRTQASAILGNLQGLVSAREAQTAIIADSEPLRRQLEDLQTKLSARSGMGAGQIAALVLAGIFVLLCGVGISRVQLLDSRARQANAEQQQRDARRQEQEAKRVNDANQAAILRLMNELQSVAEGDLTQEATVTEDITGAIADSVNYTVEELRLLVGSVQNTATRVAQTTAEVDNTSTELLAASTEQLREIRETGRSVLDMASRINDVSSQAQESASVARQSLQAADSGLQAVQNAIGGMNSIRDQIQDTSKRIKRLGESSQEIGEITELISDITEQTNVLALNAAIQAASAGEAGRGFSVVAEEVQRLAERSADATRQISALVKAIQTDTQDAVAAMERSTQGVVEGARLSDSAGTALTEIDRVSRRLAELIEQISSSTSREATLANEVADNIQHIFAVTEQTGEGTRTTAQQVRELSHMAEELRQSVSRFKIA; from the coding sequence ATGTCTTTTTCAATTGGAAAACTGTTCAATCGCAAGCCGGCGGCACCTGCTGGCGCAGAGGGCGTTGACCCTCTGGCCGCTGCCATGGTGCTGGACAACTCCCCCTTGCGTGAGGCCTACCAGGCCGACGCTATGAACAGCGTGCAGGGTGATACCGACCTGTCGGTGCAAGGCGATGCGCTGGTGACCGACGAAGACCTGGTGACCCTGCCGGTTCTGGGAAGTGCTACAGCGGCACAGCACCAGCGGCGTCTGTTTGCATTGACGGGTGTTGGTGCTGTGGTGCTGGCCCTGATCGCCGGCTGGGCATTGCAGCAGGCCGAACGTTCGGGCTTGCAGCTGACCGCCACGGGTCAGGCCTTGATGCAGTCGCAGCGTCTGGCCAAATCCGTGTCGCAGGCCCTGGTGGGTAGCCCTCAGGCATTCCCTGAGGTGTCGGACAGCTCTGGCGTGTTGGCGCGCAACGTGCGCGCCCTCACTGGTGGTGATAGCGAGCAGGGCGTGCAGGCTCTGGGCGAGTCGTTCAAGACGGATCTGGAAAGCATCAACCCTCTGGTCGAGCGCGCTGAGCGCAACGCTGGTGTGGTCATGGGCCAGCAGAAAATCCTGACCCAGGTGGGCGACGCTCTGCGCACCATCAACCGCCAATCGGCCGACTTGCTCGAAATCGCCGAGACCGTCTCCTCGCTCAAGCTGCAGCAAAATGCGCCAGCGGCGGAAATTTCTGCTGCAGGTCAGCTGGTGATGTTGACCCAGCGTATCGGTAAATCGGCCAACGAATTCCAGACCACCGAAGGCGTGAGCCCGGAAGCCGTGTTCTTGCTTGGTAAGGACTTGAACTCATTCAAGGAAGTGGCGCAGGGCCTGCTCGACGGCAGCGCCGAACTGCACCTGGGCATGGCCAAGGACACGCAAACGCGTGAACAACTCGAAGCGCTGATCCAGCTCTACGAACAGACCCGCACCCAGGCCAGCGCCATTCTGGGCAACCTGCAGGGCTTGGTGTCCGCGCGTGAGGCCCAAACGGCCATCATTGCTGACAGTGAACCGCTGCGCCGCCAACTCGAAGACTTGCAAACCAAACTCTCGGCCCGTTCCGGTATGGGGGCGGGTCAGATTGCCGCGCTGGTGCTCGCCGGTATCTTCGTGCTGCTGTGCGGTGTCGGTATCTCGCGCGTGCAGCTGCTCGACAGCCGGGCCCGTCAGGCCAACGCTGAACAACAGCAGCGCGACGCCCGTCGCCAGGAGCAAGAAGCCAAGCGCGTGAACGACGCCAACCAGGCCGCCATTTTGCGTTTGATGAACGAACTGCAGTCCGTCGCTGAAGGTGACTTGACCCAGGAAGCAACCGTGACCGAGGACATCACCGGCGCCATCGCCGACTCGGTGAACTACACGGTGGAAGAACTGCGGTTGCTCGTGGGCAGCGTGCAGAACACGGCCACCCGCGTGGCCCAGACGACCGCTGAGGTGGATAACACATCGACCGAACTGCTGGCCGCCTCGACCGAGCAGCTGCGCGAAATTCGTGAAACTGGCCGCTCCGTTCTCGACATGGCCTCGCGCATTAACGACGTGTCCTCGCAAGCGCAGGAATCGGCTTCGGTGGCGCGCCAATCGCTGCAAGCCGCTGACTCCGGTCTGCAAGCCGTGCAAAACGCCATCGGCGGTATGAACTCCATCCGCGACCAGATTCAGGACACGTCCAAGCGCATCAAGCGCCTGGGTGAATCGTCGCAGGAGATTGGTGAAATCACCGAACTGATTTCCGACATTACCGAACAGACCAACGTGTTGGCCCTGAACGCCGCCATCCAGGCCGCGTCTGCCGGTGAAGCCGGTCGTGGCTTCTCGGTGGTGGCGGAAGAAGTGCAGCGCCTGGCTGAACGCTCTGCCGATGCGACGCGCCAGATCTCGGCGCTGGTGAAAGCCATTCAGACCGACACCCAGGACGCCGTGGCCGCTATGGAGCGCTCGACGCAGGGTGTGGTGGAAGGGGCGCGCCTGTCCGACTCTGCCGGTACCGCACTGACCGAAATCGACCGCGTGTCGCGCCGTCTGGCCGAACTGATTGAGCAGATTTCGTCTTCCACCTCGCGTGAGGCGACGCTGGCCAACGAAGTGGCGGACAACATCCAGCACATTTTTGCTGTGACCGAGCAAACCGGTGAAGGCACACGGACCACGGCCCAGCAGGTGCGCGAACTCTCGCACATGGCCGAGGAACTGCGCCAGTCGGTGTCCCGTTTCAAGATCGCATGA
- a CDS encoding chemotaxis protein CheW: MANREALRELQTRLAGRLQAAGEGVSVSSWLAVEAAGQRYLMPLGQSGEIFAWPGVQTVPYTQPWFLGVANLRGTLVGVVDLATLLGQAAVRTEQALGETSLVAFNVALEVNAALLVDRLLGLRGLDAFAASEPASAQAPAYFGTTYIDSQGQRWQELNLQTLSQHPAFLGIGA; encoded by the coding sequence ATGGCCAATCGCGAAGCACTCCGAGAACTGCAAACCCGTCTGGCCGGCCGCTTGCAAGCGGCGGGCGAGGGCGTTTCCGTGTCTTCCTGGCTGGCGGTCGAGGCCGCCGGTCAACGCTACCTGATGCCCCTGGGGCAGTCGGGCGAAATTTTTGCTTGGCCCGGTGTACAGACCGTGCCCTATACCCAACCGTGGTTTTTGGGTGTGGCCAACCTGCGAGGCACCTTGGTGGGTGTGGTCGATCTGGCCACCCTGCTGGGGCAGGCGGCCGTGCGCACCGAGCAGGCGTTGGGCGAAACCAGCCTGGTGGCATTCAATGTCGCACTGGAAGTCAACGCTGCCCTGCTGGTCGATCGTCTGCTGGGCCTGCGTGGCCTCGATGCTTTTGCCGCCTCCGAGCCGGCTTCGGCGCAGGCACCAGCCTACTTCGGTACCACTTATATCGACAGCCAAGGCCAGCGCTGGCAAGAGCTGAATTTACAAACCCTCTCCCAGCACCCTGCCTTCTTGGGCATTGGTGCTTGA
- a CDS encoding PleD family two-component system response regulator, whose amino-acid sequence MPIQKVLVVDDSKTELMFLTDLLQKKGYQVRTAENADEAFRRLAEEKPDLILMDVVMPGQNGFQLTRAITRDPLYADVPIIMCTSKNQETDRVWGMRQGARGYITKPVDAAELQAKIDALN is encoded by the coding sequence ATGCCCATTCAGAAAGTCCTGGTCGTCGATGATTCCAAGACCGAACTGATGTTCCTGACCGACCTGCTGCAGAAAAAAGGCTATCAGGTGCGCACGGCCGAAAACGCCGACGAAGCCTTCCGCCGCCTGGCCGAAGAAAAGCCCGACTTGATTCTGATGGATGTCGTCATGCCGGGCCAAAACGGTTTCCAGCTCACCCGCGCCATCACCCGTGACCCGCTGTACGCTGACGTGCCAATCATCATGTGCACCAGCAAGAACCAGGAAACGGATCGTGTCTGGGGTATGCGCCAAGGCGCTCGCGGCTACATCACCAAGCCGGTCGATGCCGCAGAGCTGCAGGCCAAGATCGACGCGCTGAACTAA
- a CDS encoding PleD family two-component system response regulator has protein sequence MSTTGASVKVLVVDDSNTIRRSAEIFLKQGGHEVMLADDGFDALAKINDYQPQLIFCDILMPKLDGYQTCAIIKRNARFANTPVVMLSSKDGVFDKARGRMVGCQEYLTKPFTKDQLLQAVQQFGNPHKE, from the coding sequence TTGTCTACAACCGGCGCTTCCGTCAAGGTTCTCGTGGTGGATGACAGCAATACCATCCGTCGCAGTGCCGAGATTTTTCTCAAGCAGGGTGGTCACGAGGTCATGCTGGCCGACGATGGCTTTGATGCCCTGGCCAAGATCAATGACTATCAGCCCCAGCTGATCTTCTGCGACATCCTCATGCCCAAGCTCGATGGCTACCAGACCTGCGCCATCATCAAGCGCAATGCGCGCTTCGCCAATACGCCTGTGGTCATGCTCTCGTCCAAAGACGGGGTGTTCGACAAGGCACGTGGCCGCATGGTCGGCTGCCAAGAGTATTTGACCAAACCGTTTACCAAAGACCAGCTGCTGCAAGCCGTGCAGCAGTTTGGCAACCCCCATAAGGAGTGA